The Deltaproteobacteria bacterium genome has a segment encoding these proteins:
- a CDS encoding glycosyltransferase family 9 protein — protein sequence MRPSDYELVEPRFRRALCVIDALGAATWGLRGLFAPRRRIDPDEIRRILVLGTYGLGDAILATGCWRALRDRFPNAIIDAMSSPRSDVLVRMLPYFDSVTIFDNPVYRVRESKPGNWAAARSAIRALRARRYDLCLDVIGDLPNCALAAATGARIRIAHPTMGGGFFLTHPVARDTANTHQRAILAETLAPLGIDARAHSMELPVSEADLAEAHHVIAERIDGPWAAISPGALTSAKTWPAERFAALAARLKERFGWSSILLGAPSEKDLGTRIADASHGAAVSLCGELALGTVFGAIAQARVFVGNDSGLTHAAVALDVPAVQLFGPGLPDRFGHRDARREILFDNDCRFHPCSTFRCKVPDAWCMERLHVDAAADAVARVTGAA from the coding sequence TTGCGCCCGTCAGATTACGAACTCGTCGAGCCCCGCTTTCGCCGCGCGCTGTGCGTGATCGACGCGCTAGGCGCGGCCACGTGGGGGTTGCGGGGGCTCTTCGCGCCTCGACGGCGAATCGACCCCGACGAGATCCGCCGCATCCTTGTGCTCGGCACCTACGGCCTCGGCGACGCGATCCTCGCCACGGGATGTTGGCGCGCGCTGCGCGATCGATTCCCGAACGCGATCATCGACGCCATGTCGAGCCCGCGCAGCGACGTGTTGGTGCGGATGCTGCCGTATTTCGATTCGGTCACGATATTCGACAATCCCGTCTACCGCGTGCGCGAGAGCAAGCCGGGCAACTGGGCGGCGGCGCGATCCGCGATTCGCGCACTTCGCGCGCGGCGCTACGACCTGTGCCTCGACGTCATCGGGGATCTGCCGAACTGCGCCCTCGCCGCGGCGACCGGCGCGCGCATTCGCATCGCCCATCCCACCATGGGCGGCGGCTTCTTTCTCACGCACCCCGTTGCGCGCGATACCGCGAACACGCACCAGCGCGCGATCCTCGCCGAAACGCTCGCACCACTGGGCATCGACGCGCGGGCGCATTCGATGGAGCTGCCCGTTTCTGAAGCCGACTTGGCCGAGGCGCATCATGTGATCGCGGAGCGCATCGACGGACCGTGGGCGGCGATTTCCCCCGGCGCGCTGACGTCCGCGAAGACGTGGCCGGCCGAGCGGTTCGCGGCGCTCGCGGCGCGACTGAAGGAACGATTCGGCTGGTCGTCGATCCTGCTCGGTGCGCCGTCGGAGAAGGACCTCGGCACGCGTATCGCCGACGCATCGCACGGTGCGGCGGTGAGCCTATGTGGCGAGTTGGCGCTGGGCACGGTGTTCGGCGCGATCGCGCAGGCGCGCGTCTTCGTCGGCAACGACAGCGGGCTGACGCACGCGGCGGTCGCGCTCGACGTCCCCGCGGTGCAGCTCTTCGGGCCCGGCCTGCCGGATCGTTTCGGACACCGCGATGCGCGCCGCGAGATCCTATTCGACAATGACTGCCGGTTTCACCCGTGCTCCACGTTTCGGTGCAAGGTGCCCGACGCGTGGTGCATGGAGCGACTCCACGTGGACGCGGCGGCGGACGCCGTCGCACGCGTGACGGGCGCCGCATGA
- a CDS encoding glycosyltransferase: MSERLLYVVLGNGIYRSPIKTSKQMVARSLARSNDVLYVEPAPLTLDPLVKPAERSRYFEYRHGIQDLGPGEPKLLVPPPFRQAMDTRWEFLDRWNQRRFGRYIREAIRAFKYDRLVLISFGYNAAIIADELRPDVFAYYCVDIHSELRIPYAKAETVDRVEAQTVARADLVFAISKPLAERLRARHGCVIHAPHGVESALFARTAEAGPIHANLASIPTPRLGFVGVLAHWLDYELLTGIARVRPDWHLCLIGPVGPHVNISPLREYPNVHLLGQRDRDELPAFLRGFDVCLVPFLVNELTVNSSPLKAYEYVAAGRPVVSSRLPELADHAPPIRIADGLDGWIREIDRALREWTAEDAARSVALGATLSWDGRVDRALARIREFLNTRSITE, encoded by the coding sequence ATGAGCGAGCGCCTTCTCTACGTCGTGCTCGGCAACGGGATCTACCGCAGCCCCATCAAAACCAGCAAACAGATGGTGGCGCGGTCGCTGGCGCGGTCGAACGACGTGCTCTACGTCGAGCCCGCGCCGCTCACGCTCGACCCGCTCGTCAAGCCCGCCGAGCGTTCGCGTTACTTCGAGTATCGGCACGGGATTCAGGACCTCGGTCCCGGCGAGCCGAAGCTGCTCGTCCCGCCGCCGTTTCGTCAAGCGATGGACACGCGATGGGAGTTTCTCGACCGATGGAACCAGCGTCGTTTCGGCCGATACATTCGCGAGGCGATCCGCGCGTTCAAATACGACCGGCTCGTGCTGATCAGTTTCGGCTACAACGCGGCGATCATCGCGGACGAACTGCGGCCCGACGTGTTCGCGTATTACTGCGTGGACATCCACAGCGAGCTTCGCATTCCGTATGCCAAGGCTGAAACGGTCGACCGCGTCGAGGCACAAACGGTGGCCCGCGCCGACCTCGTCTTCGCGATTTCCAAACCGCTCGCCGAGCGCCTGCGCGCGCGGCATGGGTGCGTAATCCACGCCCCGCACGGCGTCGAGTCGGCCCTCTTTGCACGTACCGCCGAAGCCGGACCGATTCACGCCAATCTCGCGTCGATCCCCACGCCGCGACTCGGGTTCGTCGGCGTTCTCGCGCACTGGCTCGACTATGAACTCCTGACAGGCATCGCCCGCGTGCGCCCCGACTGGCATCTGTGCCTGATCGGCCCCGTCGGCCCGCACGTAAACATCTCACCGCTCCGCGAATACCCCAACGTCCATCTGCTCGGCCAACGCGACCGCGACGAGTTGCCCGCGTTTCTGCGCGGGTTCGACGTCTGTCTCGTGCCCTTTCTCGTGAACGAACTGACCGTCAATTCCAGCCCACTCAAGGCGTACGAGTACGTCGCCGCGGGACGCCCGGTGGTGTCATCGCGCCTGCCCGAACTCGCCGACCACGCGCCGCCGATTCGTATCGCGGACGGGCTTGACGGATGGATACGCGAGATCGACCGTGCGTTGCGCGAATGGACCGCCGAGGACGCCGCGCGCAGCGTGGCGCTCGGCGCGACACTTTCGTGGGACGGTCGCGTCGACCGCGCCCTGGCGCGCATCCGCGAGTTTCTCAACACACGCAGCATCACGGAGTGA